Proteins encoded in a region of the Clostridium beijerinckii genome:
- the rpsO gene encoding 30S ribosomal protein S15 — translation MDKARKLELIKKFGRSEGDTGSPEVQVALLTERIQSLTEHLKVHKKDHHSRRGLLMMVGQRRGLLNYLSDQDIERYRTLIKELGLRR, via the coding sequence ATGGATAAGGCAAGAAAATTGGAATTAATTAAAAAGTTTGGAAGAAGCGAAGGAGACACTGGTTCACCAGAAGTTCAAGTAGCATTACTTACTGAAAGAATTCAATCTTTAACTGAACATTTAAAAGTTCATAAGAAAGATCATCACTCAAGAAGAGGGCTATTAATGATGGTTGGTCAAAGAAGAGGTCTTTTAAACTATTTAAGTGATCAAGATATCGAAAGATATAGAACTTTAATCAAAGAATTAGGTTTAAGAAGATAA
- a CDS encoding polyribonucleotide nucleotidyltransferase, which produces MNNVLTTEIAGRELKVEFGKVGMLSNAATFTSYGDTVILTNVNASEQPREGIDFFPLSVEYEERLYAVGKIPGGFIKREGRPSEKAILNGRAVDRTLRPLFPKGYRNDVQVVTTVVSVEKDNLPEILAINAASLALCLSSIPYTIPAAAVQVGIIDGKFVTNPDTEGREKSILHLTVCATKERVMMIEAGGQEIPEDTMIDAIKYGFDECQKIIAFQEEAVAKFGKKKDEPVLYAVDPELEKDVKEFASDMIKEAMYIMEKDERNAAVDAVYEKVNEAFGEKYADKMGDIKEVLYTMQKKVVRHMLLKDKRRPDGRAFDQIRPLGCEVGILPRTHGTGLFTRGLTQVMTVATLGSISEIQILDGIDEAQSKRYMHHYNFPGYSVGEVKPLRGPGRREIGHGALAERALEPLIPSEEEFPYTIRLVSEVLSSNGSTSQASVCGSTLALLDAGVPIKRPAAGIAMGLITSEDLSEEAVLTDIQGIEDFFGDMDFKVAGTTEGITSIQVDTKLQGFSFNVVENAIRDARKARLTIIDKINECISTPREDVSLYAPKTQIMSINPDKIRDVIGAGGKVINKIIQDTGVKIDIKEDGTVFVSSTDHNGVNEAIKIIEGLTKEVKAGEVYLGKVTKITTFGAFVEILPSKEGLVHISKLAKERVNKVEDVVSIGDEILVKVTEIDNQGRINLSRKDALLEQENKEEK; this is translated from the coding sequence ATGAATAACGTTCTAACGACTGAAATCGCTGGAAGAGAATTGAAAGTTGAGTTCGGAAAAGTAGGTATGTTATCAAATGCAGCAACATTTACTAGCTATGGAGACACAGTAATTTTAACTAATGTTAATGCATCAGAGCAGCCAAGAGAAGGAATTGATTTCTTTCCTCTAAGTGTTGAATATGAAGAAAGATTATATGCAGTAGGTAAAATTCCAGGTGGATTTATCAAGAGAGAAGGAAGACCATCAGAAAAAGCTATATTAAATGGTAGAGCTGTTGATAGAACTCTAAGACCTCTATTTCCAAAGGGATACAGAAATGACGTTCAAGTTGTTACTACAGTTGTATCCGTAGAAAAAGATAATTTGCCAGAAATCTTAGCAATTAATGCAGCATCGCTTGCATTATGCCTTTCAAGTATTCCTTATACAATTCCAGCTGCAGCAGTTCAAGTGGGAATTATCGATGGTAAATTCGTTACAAATCCAGATACAGAAGGCCGTGAAAAAAGCATTCTTCACTTAACAGTGTGTGCTACAAAAGAAAGAGTAATGATGATTGAAGCTGGTGGACAGGAGATACCAGAAGATACTATGATAGACGCCATTAAATATGGTTTTGATGAGTGTCAAAAGATTATTGCATTCCAAGAAGAAGCAGTAGCTAAGTTTGGAAAGAAAAAAGATGAGCCAGTATTATATGCTGTAGATCCAGAACTTGAAAAAGATGTTAAAGAATTTGCATCTGACATGATTAAAGAAGCAATGTACATCATGGAAAAAGATGAAAGAAATGCTGCTGTTGATGCAGTTTATGAAAAAGTTAATGAAGCATTTGGTGAAAAATATGCTGATAAAATGGGTGATATTAAAGAAGTTCTTTACACTATGCAAAAGAAAGTTGTAAGACATATGCTTCTAAAAGATAAGAGAAGACCAGATGGAAGAGCATTTGATCAAATCAGACCATTAGGGTGTGAAGTAGGAATTTTACCTAGAACACATGGTACAGGATTATTCACAAGAGGATTAACTCAAGTAATGACAGTTGCAACTCTTGGGTCAATTAGCGAGATTCAAATACTAGATGGAATAGATGAAGCTCAATCAAAACGATATATGCATCATTATAATTTCCCAGGATACAGTGTTGGAGAAGTAAAACCTTTAAGAGGTCCTGGTAGACGTGAAATAGGTCATGGAGCTTTAGCAGAAAGAGCTTTAGAACCATTAATCCCTTCCGAAGAAGAATTCCCATATACAATAAGATTAGTATCAGAAGTTTTAAGTTCTAATGGTTCAACTTCACAAGCATCAGTTTGTGGTTCAACATTAGCATTATTAGATGCAGGTGTACCAATTAAAAGACCAGCAGCTGGTATTGCAATGGGATTAATAACTTCAGAAGATTTAAGTGAAGAAGCAGTATTAACTGATATTCAAGGAATAGAAGATTTCTTTGGAGATATGGATTTCAAGGTAGCTGGAACAACAGAAGGTATAACATCTATTCAAGTAGATACTAAGCTTCAAGGTTTTAGTTTTAATGTAGTAGAAAATGCTATAAGAGATGCTAGAAAAGCTAGACTTACTATAATTGATAAAATAAATGAATGTATTTCTACACCTAGAGAAGATGTTTCATTATATGCTCCAAAAACACAAATTATGAGCATAAATCCTGATAAAATAAGGGATGTAATAGGAGCAGGCGGTAAGGTTATAAATAAAATAATACAAGATACAGGAGTTAAGATAGATATAAAAGAAGATGGAACTGTATTTGTAAGCTCAACTGATCATAATGGTGTTAATGAAGCCATAAAGATAATAGAAGGATTAACTAAAGAAGTTAAAGCCGGAGAAGTTTATCTTGGAAAAGTTACTAAAATAACTACATTTGGAGCATTTGTTGAGATCTTACCAAGTAAAGAAGGATTAGTTCATATTTCTAAGTTAGCTAAAGAAAGAGTGAACAAAGTAGAAGATGTAGTATCTATTGGAGATGAGATTTTAGTTAAGGTTACAGAAATTGATAACCAAGGTAGAATAAATCTTTCAAGAAAAGATGCTTTATTAGAACAAGAAAATAAGGAAGAGAAATAA
- a CDS encoding M16 family metallopeptidase — MYNTYTLKNGLRIVTEKIEHLNSISVGVMVQNGSRNENPEVNGISHFIEHMFFKGTDKRTSKEIMEDIENVGGQINAFTSKEATCYYIKALDTHLDLTLDVLSDILLNAKFDPEEIEKEKGVVIEEINMSEDSPEDVLDDVHSKACFGNESLGYPILGTIPLVKSFTREKILNFISEKYTPYNSVISVCGKFNDKELDELINKYFGEWKSKGEYTPEYDKTIIQVDSAYAKKEIEQLHISLGLEGLPYGDENNYALVLLNNIFGSGASSILFQKVREELGLCYSITSYLQPFQGVGTLNIYAGLNRNYGEKALEVIEKEITLFSKNGITDKQLEINKEKIKANYILGLESTSSRMFSNAKTFLFRNKIKTQEEVIKKIDNIRKDDIQYVLERCFKKGVINAAYVGQDVEYSKLDSIILKNAKAYDNSNHNGKINL; from the coding sequence ATGTATAACACATATACCCTTAAAAATGGATTAAGAATTGTAACAGAAAAAATAGAACACTTAAACTCTATCAGTGTTGGAGTAATGGTTCAAAATGGTTCTAGAAATGAGAACCCAGAAGTTAATGGGATATCGCATTTTATTGAGCATATGTTTTTTAAAGGAACTGATAAAAGAACTTCGAAAGAAATAATGGAGGATATTGAAAATGTTGGAGGACAGATCAATGCTTTCACAAGTAAAGAGGCTACCTGCTATTATATAAAAGCATTAGATACCCATCTGGATTTAACTTTAGATGTTCTTTCAGACATACTTTTAAATGCAAAATTTGATCCAGAAGAGATAGAAAAAGAAAAAGGCGTAGTAATTGAAGAAATTAATATGAGTGAAGATTCACCGGAAGATGTACTAGATGATGTGCATTCTAAAGCTTGTTTTGGAAATGAGTCGTTAGGATATCCTATTTTAGGAACAATACCATTGGTAAAGTCATTTACTAGAGAAAAGATATTAAATTTTATTAGTGAAAAGTATACTCCATATAATTCTGTAATATCAGTTTGTGGTAAATTCAATGATAAAGAGTTAGATGAATTGATTAATAAATACTTTGGTGAATGGAAAAGTAAAGGTGAATATACTCCAGAATATGATAAGACAATAATACAAGTTGATTCTGCATATGCAAAGAAAGAAATTGAGCAGCTTCATATTTCTTTGGGATTAGAGGGATTGCCTTATGGAGATGAAAACAATTACGCATTAGTGCTGCTTAATAATATATTTGGAAGTGGCGCATCTTCAATCCTTTTCCAAAAAGTGCGAGAAGAATTAGGATTGTGTTATTCTATAACATCTTACCTGCAACCATTTCAGGGAGTAGGAACGTTAAATATATATGCCGGCTTAAATAGAAATTATGGAGAGAAGGCCTTAGAGGTTATAGAAAAAGAAATTACTCTATTTAGTAAGAATGGAATAACTGATAAGCAGCTTGAAATAAACAAGGAGAAAATTAAAGCTAATTATATTTTAGGGCTTGAAAGTACGAGTTCGAGAATGTTTTCGAATGCAAAGACATTCCTGTTTAGAAATAAAATAAAAACTCAAGAAGAAGTAATAAAGAAAATAGATAATATAAGAAAAGATGATATACAATACGTCTTAGAAAGATGTTTTAAAAAGGGAGTTATAAATGCAGCGTATGTTGGGCAAGATGTAGAATATAGTAAATTAGATTCTATAATACTAAAGAATGCAAAAGCATATGATAACTCAAATCATAATGGTAAAATTAATTTATAG
- a CDS encoding YlmC/YmxH family sporulation protein — MSEENKVKYLSDIERYELININDGEKYDYLLNNDLIIDEEGNFKYLIVNLSGGKFNLFSSKDFLEIPWDCVKKIGAKTIILDADEEVIKKVKL, encoded by the coding sequence ATGAGCGAAGAAAATAAGGTAAAATATTTAAGTGATATAGAGAGATACGAACTTATTAATATAAATGATGGTGAAAAGTATGATTATCTATTAAATAATGATTTAATAATAGATGAAGAAGGAAACTTTAAATATTTAATAGTTAATTTAAGTGGCGGAAAATTTAATCTGTTTAGCAGTAAAGATTTTTTAGAAATTCCATGGGATTGTGTAAAAAAAATTGGTGCTAAAACTATCATATTAGATGCAGATGAGGAAGTAATAAAAAAAGTAAAGTTATAA
- the dapG gene encoding aspartate kinase: MKIVVQKFGGTSVSTEENRRKVIEKVKSAIKEGYSPVVVVSAMGRKGQPYATDTLLSLISDKFKNANKLAQDLLMTCGEIISSVVMSNDLYNAGIDAVPLTGGQAGILTDNNFTDATCIEVKPKKILELVSQGRIPVVTGFQGMTENGYLTTLGRGGSDTTASILGVALKASAIEIYTDVDGIMTADPRVVENANLIDVISYNEVFQLADKGATVIHPKAVEVAMEGNIPILIKNTMSNSKGTLINNFGDKGNDRIMTGIASQKNRIQISIRAVENQGNVKYKNVLDLLAANKISLDLINIFPDEQIFTINQVDKEILENVLNNANLKYTLIDNCSKVAVIGSRMKGIPGVMAKIIKALSDNNIEVLQTADSHMTIWCLVHSENEKEAINVLHKTFKL; the protein is encoded by the coding sequence ATGAAAATAGTTGTACAAAAGTTTGGAGGAACTTCAGTATCCACTGAAGAAAATAGAAGGAAAGTAATTGAAAAAGTTAAGAGTGCTATTAAAGAAGGATATAGTCCTGTTGTAGTAGTATCAGCGATGGGAAGAAAAGGTCAGCCATATGCAACAGATACATTATTATCATTAATAAGCGATAAATTTAAAAATGCCAATAAGTTAGCACAAGACTTATTAATGACATGTGGAGAAATTATAAGCTCAGTTGTTATGAGTAATGATTTATATAATGCAGGAATTGATGCTGTACCACTTACTGGCGGACAAGCAGGAATATTAACTGATAATAATTTTACAGATGCAACTTGTATTGAGGTGAAACCTAAAAAAATATTAGAGTTAGTGTCTCAAGGAAGAATTCCTGTAGTAACTGGATTTCAAGGAATGACTGAAAACGGATATTTAACTACTTTAGGTAGAGGGGGAAGTGATACAACGGCTTCTATTTTAGGAGTGGCCCTCAAAGCGTCAGCAATTGAAATATATACTGATGTAGATGGAATTATGACAGCAGATCCAAGAGTGGTTGAAAATGCAAATTTAATTGATGTAATAAGTTATAATGAAGTATTCCAACTAGCGGATAAGGGTGCAACAGTAATTCATCCAAAAGCTGTAGAAGTTGCTATGGAAGGAAATATTCCTATATTAATTAAAAATACTATGAGCAATAGTAAAGGAACTTTAATAAACAACTTTGGGGATAAAGGTAATGACAGGATAATGACAGGAATCGCAAGCCAAAAGAATAGAATTCAGATTTCTATCAGGGCTGTAGAAAATCAAGGAAATGTGAAATACAAAAATGTATTGGATTTATTAGCCGCAAATAAAATAAGCTTAGACCTAATAAATATATTCCCTGATGAGCAAATTTTCACTATAAATCAAGTGGATAAAGAGATTTTAGAAAATGTTTTAAACAATGCTAACTTGAAGTATACTTTGATAGATAACTGCAGCAAAGTAGCAGTTATTGGTTCGAGAATGAAGGGAATACCAGGAGTAATGGCTAAAATAATCAAGGCATTAAGTGATAATAATATAGAAGTACTACAGACAGCAGATTCGCATATGACAATCTGGTGCTTGGTTCACTCTGAAAACGAAAAAGAAGCGATAAATGTTTTACATAAAACTTTTAAACTTTAA
- a CDS encoding ClpP family protease encodes MDKYILNNNEKEKEKEDKNTSEAQDKIENVKELGNTTLATPNKRIQVLSIIGQIEGHSVLPPQTKATKYEHIIPQLIDIEQNDDAKGLLIVLNTVGGDVEAGLAISEMIRSMSKPTVSIVIGGGHSIGVPLATSADFSFITPSATMIVHPVRMNGFVIGVSQTFEYFKKMQERINEFIVRTSNIKQDTLERFMLQTDDLLNDVGTMLIGKQAVDCGLIDQVGGIQEALSKLNELIEK; translated from the coding sequence ATGGATAAATATATTTTAAATAATAATGAGAAAGAGAAAGAAAAAGAAGATAAAAATACATCAGAAGCACAAGATAAAATAGAAAATGTAAAAGAACTTGGAAATACTACATTAGCAACACCAAATAAAAGAATACAGGTTTTATCTATAATAGGGCAGATTGAAGGACATTCTGTACTTCCGCCACAAACAAAAGCCACAAAATATGAACACATCATACCTCAATTAATAGACATTGAGCAAAATGACGATGCAAAAGGGTTGCTTATAGTCTTAAATACCGTTGGAGGAGATGTGGAAGCAGGTTTAGCTATTTCTGAAATGATTCGAAGTATGTCAAAACCAACCGTTTCAATAGTTATTGGTGGAGGTCACTCTATAGGAGTGCCACTTGCTACATCAGCAGATTTTTCATTTATTACACCATCTGCAACAATGATAGTTCACCCAGTAAGAATGAATGGATTTGTAATTGGAGTATCGCAAACATTTGAATACTTTAAGAAAATGCAAGAAAGAATAAATGAGTTTATAGTTAGAACATCAAATATAAAACAAGATACTTTAGAAAGGTTTATGCTTCAAACAGATGATTTATTAAATGATGTTGGAACAATGTTAATTGGAAAGCAAGCAGTTGATTGTGGACTTATTGATCAAGTTGGAGGAATACAGGAAGCTTTAAGTAAACTTAATGAACTCATAGAAAAATAG
- a CDS encoding FtsK/SpoIIIE family DNA translocase gives MGRTKGKHSTTKSKKDENTINPDVVGIVYIATGIILGIAIYTSLAGILSSLAQRVSYVVIGIGANALPIYLIYFGFQYIKTRGNIKLSKNFFGITILVFVTILTFGTINIQSLDGQGSFFENIKVILNDSSQTPHGGIMAYLICYPMYKIIGALGTYIVLLAFSIIAITLIFDITLYDLGIKAYNKGEKIRNSRRSRRVRDEQKPVRENFINIVEKDDKENEKEAFLSGVEKKIKILDFMKNTSDDTEISPISKAEVSSDIQIESFIEKPTQSHTKKKENLGNDVKEVVNKEIQEHIMEQKETKEYKHPSLELLKLNSNTKLNSSDKKELIENANKLEEILSNFGVDAKVTQVTKGPSVTRFELQPSPGVKVSKIVNLSDDIALGLAASGIRIEAPIPGKAAVGIEVPNGKQKPVFLREVLENDEFIESKKKLAFALGKDISGKCVVGDLSKMPHTLIAGATGSGKSVCINSLIISLLYKYNPEEVKLLMVDPKVVELNVYNGIPHLLIPVVTDPKKAAAALNWAVNEMTNRYKLFADSGVRNMESYNELFNKGIIEQKLPYIVIIVDELADLMMVCPNDVEDYIGRLAQMARAAGMHLVIATQRPSVDVITGVIKANIPSRISFAVSSQIDSRTILDGSGAEKLLGKGDMLYYPVGESKPLRVQGCFISEEEVEQVVSFIKSEQGDTKYEEDIIDHINNASDSKSVDANDNNDDVDELLNEVINVVVEYGQASTSFIQRKFRIGFNRASRIMDQLEERGIISEKDGSRPRQVLITKQQLLGDEHEEEN, from the coding sequence GTGGGTAGGACTAAAGGCAAACATAGCACTACAAAAAGTAAAAAAGATGAAAATACAATAAATCCAGATGTAGTAGGAATAGTGTATATTGCAACAGGAATAATACTTGGCATAGCAATATACACTTCTTTAGCTGGAATATTATCATCTTTAGCACAAAGAGTATCGTATGTGGTAATTGGAATAGGTGCAAATGCATTGCCTATTTATTTAATATATTTTGGATTCCAATACATAAAAACAAGAGGAAATATTAAATTAAGTAAGAATTTTTTTGGAATAACTATATTGGTGTTTGTTACAATATTGACATTTGGAACAATAAACATTCAAAGTTTAGACGGCCAAGGCAGTTTTTTTGAAAATATTAAGGTTATACTTAATGATAGCTCACAGACTCCTCATGGTGGAATAATGGCATATCTTATATGTTATCCAATGTATAAAATTATAGGGGCTCTGGGGACATATATAGTTCTTCTCGCATTTTCAATAATTGCCATCACTTTGATTTTCGATATTACTCTTTATGATTTAGGGATAAAGGCCTACAATAAAGGTGAAAAAATAAGAAATAGCAGAAGAAGTAGAAGAGTAAGGGATGAGCAGAAGCCAGTTAGAGAGAATTTTATAAATATAGTAGAAAAAGATGATAAAGAAAATGAAAAAGAAGCATTTCTTTCTGGTGTAGAAAAGAAAATAAAAATTCTAGATTTTATGAAAAATACTAGTGATGATACAGAAATTTCACCTATATCGAAAGCTGAAGTATCATCAGATATTCAAATAGAGAGTTTTATAGAAAAACCTACGCAAAGTCATACTAAGAAAAAAGAAAACTTAGGTAATGATGTTAAGGAAGTAGTAAATAAAGAGATACAAGAGCATATTATGGAACAAAAAGAGACTAAAGAATATAAGCATCCAAGTCTTGAATTATTAAAATTAAATTCAAATACAAAACTTAATAGTAGTGACAAAAAAGAATTAATAGAGAATGCTAATAAGCTTGAAGAAATATTATCTAACTTTGGAGTAGATGCCAAGGTTACTCAAGTTACAAAAGGTCCATCAGTTACTAGATTCGAACTTCAGCCAAGTCCAGGTGTCAAAGTTAGTAAGATCGTAAATCTATCTGATGATATAGCTTTAGGATTAGCGGCTTCAGGGATAAGAATAGAAGCTCCAATTCCGGGTAAGGCGGCAGTTGGTATAGAAGTTCCAAATGGGAAACAAAAACCAGTCTTTTTAAGAGAGGTTCTAGAAAATGATGAATTTATCGAGTCTAAGAAAAAGCTTGCATTTGCTCTAGGAAAAGATATATCAGGAAAATGTGTTGTGGGAGATTTGAGTAAGATGCCACATACACTGATTGCAGGGGCAACTGGTTCTGGTAAGAGTGTATGTATAAACTCTCTTATAATAAGCCTGTTATATAAGTATAATCCAGAAGAAGTTAAACTTTTAATGGTAGACCCAAAGGTTGTTGAGTTAAATGTTTATAATGGAATACCACATCTTTTGATTCCAGTTGTTACAGATCCTAAGAAAGCGGCAGCAGCTTTAAATTGGGCAGTAAATGAAATGACCAATAGGTATAAGCTATTTGCAGACTCTGGAGTTAGAAATATGGAGTCGTATAATGAATTATTTAATAAGGGTATAATAGAACAAAAACTGCCATATATAGTTATTATAGTAGATGAGCTTGCTGATCTTATGATGGTATGTCCTAATGATGTAGAAGATTATATCGGAAGATTAGCACAAATGGCAAGAGCTGCAGGTATGCATTTAGTTATAGCAACTCAAAGACCATCAGTTGATGTAATAACAGGGGTAATTAAAGCTAATATTCCATCTAGAATATCATTTGCAGTATCATCTCAAATTGATTCTAGAACTATCTTAGATGGATCTGGAGCGGAAAAACTGTTAGGAAAAGGTGACATGTTATATTATCCAGTGGGAGAAAGTAAACCGCTTAGAGTTCAAGGTTGCTTCATATCGGAAGAAGAAGTAGAGCAAGTTGTATCGTTTATTAAGAGTGAACAGGGTGATACTAAGTATGAAGAAGATATAATTGATCATATTAATAATGCGTCAGATTCAAAATCTGTAGATGCAAATGATAATAATGATGATGTTGATGAATTACTTAATGAAGTGATAAACGTTGTAGTTGAGTATGGTCAAGCGTCAACTTCGTTTATTCAAAGAAAGTTCAGGATAGGATTTAATAGAGCTTCTAGAATAATGGATCAATTAGAAGAACGAGGCATTATATCAGAAAAAGATGGAAGTAGACCACGACAGGTGCTTATTACTAAGCAGCAACTATTGGGAGATGAACATGAAGAGGAAAATTAA
- the rimO gene encoding 30S ribosomal protein S12 methylthiotransferase RimO — MVSLGCDKNRVDSEIILGKMSDEYEITNNPKNADIIIVNTCGFIESAKQESIDTILEMANYKINYKCKLLIATGCLTQRYGEELRTLIPEIDIMLGVNDYNKINEIITEFIEGNKLATELLNYSDENINEGKRIITTQIESAYIRIAEGCNNFCTYCIIPKIRGKFRSRKMENIINEARDLSESGVKEIILIAQDTTLYGSDIYGKKNLHVLLNELSKIEGIKWIRVLYCYPEEIYDELINEIASNEKVVKYLDIPIQHISDKILKLMGRKTSKKDIINKIQILRERVPEIVIRTTFIVGFPNETEEDFNEIIDFLKEYKLDKVGAFTYSQEEDTPAAKMDGQIEEEIKEKREEDLMLLQKNISEEINKLKIGKLYDILVEGYNGKCYYGRSYEMAPDIDANVLFESNAKIENGQFVKVKIVENMDYDLVGVVVDESCK; from the coding sequence ATGGTAAGCTTAGGATGTGATAAAAATAGAGTTGACTCAGAGATAATCTTAGGTAAGATGAGTGATGAGTATGAGATAACTAATAATCCCAAAAACGCGGATATAATTATAGTAAATACATGCGGGTTTATAGAGAGTGCCAAACAAGAATCTATTGACACAATTTTAGAGATGGCTAATTATAAAATTAATTATAAATGCAAACTGCTTATAGCTACAGGCTGTCTTACTCAAAGATACGGAGAAGAATTGAGAACATTAATACCTGAAATAGATATAATGCTTGGAGTTAATGATTATAATAAAATAAATGAAATTATAACTGAATTTATAGAAGGTAATAAATTAGCAACAGAACTTTTAAATTATTCTGATGAGAATATTAATGAAGGAAAGAGAATTATTACAACTCAAATAGAAAGTGCATATATAAGAATAGCAGAAGGATGCAATAATTTTTGCACATATTGTATAATTCCTAAGATAAGGGGAAAATTTAGAAGTAGGAAGATGGAAAATATTATAAATGAAGCAAGAGATTTGAGTGAGAGTGGAGTAAAGGAAATCATACTTATAGCTCAAGATACCACTTTATATGGAAGCGACATTTATGGGAAAAAGAATCTTCATGTTCTTCTTAACGAATTATCCAAAATTGAAGGAATTAAATGGATAAGAGTACTTTATTGTTATCCAGAAGAGATATATGATGAACTTATAAACGAAATTGCTAGTAATGAAAAAGTTGTAAAGTATTTAGATATACCTATTCAACATATAAGCGATAAGATTTTAAAACTTATGGGAAGAAAAACGAGTAAAAAAGATATAATTAATAAAATACAAATTTTAAGGGAAAGAGTTCCTGAAATTGTTATAAGAACAACATTTATAGTAGGATTTCCAAACGAAACTGAGGAAGATTTTAATGAAATTATTGATTTCTTAAAGGAATATAAGCTTGATAAAGTAGGAGCATTTACTTATTCTCAGGAAGAAGATACTCCAGCAGCTAAGATGGATGGGCAAATAGAAGAAGAAATTAAGGAAAAAAGAGAAGAAGATTTAATGCTTTTACAAAAGAATATTTCAGAAGAAATAAATAAATTGAAAATTGGAAAGTTATATGATATTCTTGTTGAGGGATATAATGGAAAGTGCTATTATGGAAGAAGCTATGAAATGGCTCCTGATATAGATGCAAATGTATTATTTGAATCAAATGCAAAAATAGAAAATGGTCAATTTGTAAAGGTAAAAATAGTAGAGAATATGGATTATGATTTAGTGGGAGTTGTTGTTGATGAATCTTGCAAATAA
- the pgsA gene encoding CDP-diacylglycerol--glycerol-3-phosphate 3-phosphatidyltransferase → MNLANKLTLIRIFLVPVFLVFIAVKGIPYGSFIGTFIFILASLTDKLDGYIARSRNQITNFGKFMDPLADKLLVTAALISLVELHVVPSWAAVVIIAREFAVSGLRSIAAAQGRVIAASWWGKVKTVIQIIAIILLLLKINIHDARLLKIFVIENHYLKLFFAIAPNLMLMIAVIVTLISGYDYFKKNKEAVSYDK, encoded by the coding sequence ATGAATCTTGCAAATAAGTTAACCTTAATTAGAATATTTTTGGTTCCTGTATTTTTAGTATTTATAGCTGTTAAGGGTATACCTTATGGCAGTTTTATAGGTACATTTATATTTATCTTAGCATCATTAACTGATAAATTAGATGGATATATTGCGAGAAGCAGAAACCAAATAACTAATTTTGGAAAGTTTATGGATCCTTTAGCAGATAAGTTATTGGTCACAGCTGCGTTAATTTCTTTAGTAGAATTACACGTAGTGCCATCATGGGCTGCAGTTGTTATAATTGCTCGTGAGTTTGCTGTTTCAGGTCTAAGATCAATAGCAGCAGCGCAAGGAAGAGTTATAGCTGCAAGTTGGTGGGGAAAAGTAAAAACTGTTATACAAATAATAGCAATAATTTTATTATTATTAAAAATCAATATACATGACGCAAGACTTTTGAAAATCTTTGTTATAGAGAACCATTATTTAAAACTATTTTTTGCAATAGCCCCAAATCTAATGCTTATGATTGCAGTTATAGTAACACTAATTTCAGGTTACGATTACTTTAAAAAGAATAAGGAAGCTGTTTCTTACGATAAATAA